The proteins below are encoded in one region of Loxodonta africana isolate mLoxAfr1 chromosome 5, mLoxAfr1.hap2, whole genome shotgun sequence:
- the G3BP2 gene encoding ras GTPase-activating protein-binding protein 2 isoform X2 — MVMEKPSPLLVGREFVRQYYTLLNKAPEYLHRFYGRNSSYVHGGVDASGKPQEAVYGQNDIHHKVLSLNFSECHTKIRHVDAHATLSDGVVVQVMGLLSNSGQPERKFMQTFVLAPEGSVPNKFYVHNDMFRYEDEVFGDSEPELDEESEDEVEEEQEERQPSPEPVQDNANSGYYEAHPVTNGIEEPLEESSHEPEPEPESETKTEELKPQVEEKNLEELEEKSTSPPPAEPVSLPQEPPKPRVEAKPEVQSQPPRVREQRPRERPGFPPRGPRPGRGDIEQNESDNRRIIRYPDSHQLFVGNLPHDIDENELKEFFMSFGNVVELRINTKGVGGKLPNFGFVVFDDSEPVQRILIAKPIMFRGEVRLNVEEKKTRAARERETRGGGDDRRDIRRNDRGPGGPRGIVGGGMMRDRDGRGPPPRGGMAQKLGSGRGTGQMEGRFTGQRR; from the exons ATGGTTATGGAGAAGCCCAGTCCGCTGCTTGTAGGGCGGGAGTTTGTGAGGCAATATTATACTTTGCTGAATAAAGCTCCAGAATATTTACACAG GTTTTATGGCAGGAATTCCTCCTATGTTCATGGTGGAGTAGATGCTAGTGGAAAGCCCCAGGAAGCTGTTTATGGCCAAAAT GATATACACCACAAAGTATTATCTCTGAACTTCAGTGAATGTCATACTAAAATTCGTCATGTGGATGCTCATGCAACCTTGAGTGATGGAGTAGTTGTCCAGGTCATGGGTTTGCTGTCTAACAGCGGGCAGCCAGAGAGGAAGTTTATGCAGACCTTTGTTCTGGCTCCTGAA GGTTCTGTCCCAAATAAGTTTTATGTTCACAATGATATGTTTCGTTATGAAGATGAAGTGTTTGGTGATTCTGAACCAGAACTTGATGAAG AATCAGAAGATGAAGTAGAAGAGGAACAAGAAGAAAGGCAACCATCTCCTGAACCTGTGCAAGACAATGCCAATAGTGGTTACTATGAAGCTCACCCTGTGAC caATGGCATAGAGGAACCTTTGGAAGAATCCTCTCATGAACCTGAACCTGAGCCAGAATCTGAAACAAAGACCGAAGAGCTGAAACCTCAAGTGGAAGAGAAAAACTTAGAAGAATTAGAGGAGAAGTCTACTTCTCCTCCTCCTGCAGAACCTGTTTCTCTGCCACAAGAACCACCAAAG CCGAGAGTTGAAGCCAAACCAGAAGTCCAGTCCCAGCCACCTCGTGTGCGTGAGCAGCGGCCCAGGGAGCGGCCTGGCTTTCCTCCTAGAGGACCAAGACCTG GCAGAGGAGATATTGAACAGAATGAATCTGACAACCGTAGAATAATTCGCTATCCAGACAGTCATCAACTTTTTGTTGGTAACTTGCCACATGATATTGACGAAAATGAACTGAAAGAATTCTTCATGA GTTTTGGAAACGTTGTGGAACTTCGCATCAATACCAAGGGTGTTGGGGGAAAGCTTCCAAAttttggttttgtggtttttgatgATTCTGAACCAGTTCAGAGAATCTTAATTGCAAAA cCAATTATGTTTCGAGGGGAAGTACGTTTAAATGTGGAGGAGAAAAAAACAAGAGCTGCAAGAGAGCGAGAAACcagaggtggtggtgatgatcGCAGGGATATTAGGCGCAACGATCGCGGTCCTGGTGGTCCACGTGGGATAGTGGGTGGTGGAATGATGCGTGACCGTGATGGAAGAGGACCTCCTCCAAGAGGCGGCATGGCACAGAAACTTGGCTCTGGAAGAGGAACCGGACAAATGGAAGGCCGCTTCACAGGACAGCGTCGCTGA
- the G3BP2 gene encoding ras GTPase-activating protein-binding protein 2 isoform X1: MVMEKPSPLLVGREFVRQYYTLLNKAPEYLHRFYGRNSSYVHGGVDASGKPQEAVYGQNDIHHKVLSLNFSECHTKIRHVDAHATLSDGVVVQVMGLLSNSGQPERKFMQTFVLAPEGSVPNKFYVHNDMFRYEDEVFGDSEPELDEESEDEVEEEQEERQPSPEPVQDNANSGYYEAHPVTNGIEEPLEESSHEPEPEPESETKTEELKPQVEEKNLEELEEKSTSPPPAEPVSLPQEPPKAFSWASVTSKNLPPSGTVSSSGIPPHVKAPVSQPRVEAKPEVQSQPPRVREQRPRERPGFPPRGPRPGRGDIEQNESDNRRIIRYPDSHQLFVGNLPHDIDENELKEFFMSFGNVVELRINTKGVGGKLPNFGFVVFDDSEPVQRILIAKPIMFRGEVRLNVEEKKTRAARERETRGGGDDRRDIRRNDRGPGGPRGIVGGGMMRDRDGRGPPPRGGMAQKLGSGRGTGQMEGRFTGQRR, translated from the exons ATGGTTATGGAGAAGCCCAGTCCGCTGCTTGTAGGGCGGGAGTTTGTGAGGCAATATTATACTTTGCTGAATAAAGCTCCAGAATATTTACACAG GTTTTATGGCAGGAATTCCTCCTATGTTCATGGTGGAGTAGATGCTAGTGGAAAGCCCCAGGAAGCTGTTTATGGCCAAAAT GATATACACCACAAAGTATTATCTCTGAACTTCAGTGAATGTCATACTAAAATTCGTCATGTGGATGCTCATGCAACCTTGAGTGATGGAGTAGTTGTCCAGGTCATGGGTTTGCTGTCTAACAGCGGGCAGCCAGAGAGGAAGTTTATGCAGACCTTTGTTCTGGCTCCTGAA GGTTCTGTCCCAAATAAGTTTTATGTTCACAATGATATGTTTCGTTATGAAGATGAAGTGTTTGGTGATTCTGAACCAGAACTTGATGAAG AATCAGAAGATGAAGTAGAAGAGGAACAAGAAGAAAGGCAACCATCTCCTGAACCTGTGCAAGACAATGCCAATAGTGGTTACTATGAAGCTCACCCTGTGAC caATGGCATAGAGGAACCTTTGGAAGAATCCTCTCATGAACCTGAACCTGAGCCAGAATCTGAAACAAAGACCGAAGAGCTGAAACCTCAAGTGGAAGAGAAAAACTTAGAAGAATTAGAGGAGAAGTCTACTTCTCCTCCTCCTGCAGAACCTGTTTCTCTGCCACAAGAACCACCAAAG GCTTTCTCCTGGGCTTCAGTGACCAGTAAAAACCTGCCTCCTAGTGGTACTGTTTCTTCCTCTGGAATTCCACCCCATGTTAAAGCACCAGTCTCACAG CCGAGAGTTGAAGCCAAACCAGAAGTCCAGTCCCAGCCACCTCGTGTGCGTGAGCAGCGGCCCAGGGAGCGGCCTGGCTTTCCTCCTAGAGGACCAAGACCTG GCAGAGGAGATATTGAACAGAATGAATCTGACAACCGTAGAATAATTCGCTATCCAGACAGTCATCAACTTTTTGTTGGTAACTTGCCACATGATATTGACGAAAATGAACTGAAAGAATTCTTCATGA GTTTTGGAAACGTTGTGGAACTTCGCATCAATACCAAGGGTGTTGGGGGAAAGCTTCCAAAttttggttttgtggtttttgatgATTCTGAACCAGTTCAGAGAATCTTAATTGCAAAA cCAATTATGTTTCGAGGGGAAGTACGTTTAAATGTGGAGGAGAAAAAAACAAGAGCTGCAAGAGAGCGAGAAACcagaggtggtggtgatgatcGCAGGGATATTAGGCGCAACGATCGCGGTCCTGGTGGTCCACGTGGGATAGTGGGTGGTGGAATGATGCGTGACCGTGATGGAAGAGGACCTCCTCCAAGAGGCGGCATGGCACAGAAACTTGGCTCTGGAAGAGGAACCGGACAAATGGAAGGCCGCTTCACAGGACAGCGTCGCTGA